The Eleutherodactylus coqui strain aEleCoq1 chromosome 13, aEleCoq1.hap1, whole genome shotgun sequence genome includes a window with the following:
- the NOL4L gene encoding nucleolar protein 4-like: MNDPTWADKAGSPGEEEKMRSPQNVPGPEDDDSSSESCNGNVFPALNPSAAPASAALGHSLPDMNGNSTSSTLDLNAPSDEQPMNLSDKLRPTLGVPQYPSDACSTEAIRNHGKYTLKATSESPPYSSGSYDSIKTEVTEVSGGAEDLSVSRTAAVDDDDEDDHEDNDRITDTEGLDPERLKAFNMFVRLFVDENLDRMVPISKQPKEKIQAIIESCSRQFPEFQERARKRIRTYLKSCRRMKKNGMEMARPTPPHLTSAMAENILAAACESESRKAAKRMRLEIYQTAQEENTSLDKPSGLTQSSHSLPTGTFTQDPVYMNGSLHYTYRGYSSIGSSLPPPTSLQTGNHSNGPTDLSMKGLASSSTHNNSTNRAMPCAQLSPTEIGAVRQLIAGYRESAAFLLRSADELENLILQQN, from the exons ATGAATGATCCCACATGGGCAGATAAGGCGGGCAGCCCCGGcgaggaggagaagatgcggaGCCCTCAGAATGTACCCGGCCCCGAGGATG ATGACTCCTCCTCTGAGAGCTGTAATGGGAACGTCTTTCCCGCATTGAATCCGTCCGCCGCTCCCGCCAGCGCCGCCCTAGGCCACTCCCTCCCGGACATGAATGGGAACAGCACCAGCTCCACCCTGGACCTCAACGCCCCGTCCGACGAGCAGCCCATGAACCTCAGTGACAAGCTCCGCCCCACACTGGGCGTCCCACAATATCCAAGTGATGCTTGTAGCACCGAAGCGATACGTAACCACGGAAAATACACGCTGAAAGCCACGTCTGAG TCCCCTCCTTACAGCTCAGGAAGTTACGACTCCATTAAGACAGAAGTGACAGAAGTCAGCGGGGGGGCCGAGGACCTGTCGGTGAGCCGGACCGCTGCGGTGGACGATGACGACGAAGACGACCATGAGGACAAcgatcgcatcacagacacagagGGGCTGGACCCTGAACGTCTGAAAGCTTTCAAT ATGTTCGTCCGTCTCTTTGTGGATGAAAACCTGGATCGCATGGTTCCCATCTCCAAGCAGCCGAAGGAGAAGATCCAGGCCATCATCGAGTCCTGCAGCCGCCAGTTCCCAGAGTTCCAAGAACGCGCAAGGAAGCGCATCCGTACCTACCTGAAATCCTGCCGGCGCATGAAGAAGAACGGCATGGAGATG GCTCGACCAACTCCTCCTCACCTGACCTCAGCTATGGCGGAAAATATTCTGGCTGCCGCCTGCGAAAGCGAGTCCCGGAAAGCGGCCAAGAGGATGAGATTGGAGATTTACCAGACAGCTCAG GAAGAGAACACCTCACTGGATAAGCCCTCCGGACTCACCCAGTCATCACACTCACTGCCAACGGGCACCTTCACCCAGGACCCTGTCTACATGAACGGTAGCCTCCACTACACCTACCGTGGGTACAGCTCCATCGGAAGCAGCTTGCCGCCGCCGACTTCACTGCAAACTGGAAACCACAGCAACG GTCCCACTGACCTCAGCATGAAAGGTTTGGCTTCGAGCAGCACCCACAACAACTCCACCAACCGGGCGATGCCGTGCGCCCAGCTCAGCCCTACCGAGATCGGGGCCGTGCGGCAGCTGATCGCCGGATACCGGGAGTCGGCTGCGTTCCTGTTGCGATCTGCGGATGAACTGGAAAACTTGATATTGCAGCAGAACTGA